One segment of Massilia sp. Se16.2.3 DNA contains the following:
- a CDS encoding PKD domain-containing protein: protein MQMRTANGPARGPQRWRLASLVATACATMGLGSAIAAAPASAPATYRVVPLAPNSFPAGINNRGQVAFTEFVGDNPRARFYDGAIVRDLGTFGGPDSFASALNEQGQVAGTASTATEGLYHAFRWSRHSGLVDLNRPGAGYSSANGINEKGQVVGAARFSGASPIFHAFRWSPHTGMVDLGSLGPTASSSALAINDAGTATGFSDEAAGPLLTLAVKWPAGGGVIPLNSFPSIASIGYDINSAGQIVGGAAFDARLSDQAFFWTRAGGLQGLGTEPSYLSWADQINEKGLVIGQLYSSPVDRNGFIWSRDSGLLLVGTPAVDSSDVADVNNRGQVVGSLNGRGYLWTRSGGFVDLTSRVVGAPPELTLFSGMAINDNGTIVAATNAGTLVLLVPNTCHALAPVAGPVKYTDSARANALLSFSAGFTDVDLRDTHKAVWSWGDGSKTVGTVSERGGTGSVSGQHAYRAAGIYTARLTLTDSSGKSSSVERKVIVSGTGAAIAGEGAFAAPAATVTPGVRKPSIGNFAFLSEGPGARKAAVEVNVAGMALRSSQVESVTNDGTRVQYAGQGSVNGKVGYRFTLTATAGAKTGGKDRIHVRIAHSEPGTQREVVDYDNGASAGGESRHGAGGNGRRRGQRGAG from the coding sequence ATGCAAATGAGAACTGCAAACGGTCCGGCGCGCGGTCCGCAGCGCTGGCGGCTCGCTTCCCTCGTCGCCACGGCCTGCGCCACGATGGGACTGGGCAGCGCCATCGCTGCCGCTCCCGCCTCGGCGCCGGCGACCTACCGTGTCGTCCCGCTAGCGCCCAACAGTTTCCCTGCTGGCATCAACAACAGGGGCCAGGTGGCGTTCACCGAGTTCGTCGGTGACAATCCGCGCGCGCGGTTCTATGACGGAGCAATCGTGCGCGACCTGGGTACCTTCGGAGGACCGGACTCCTTCGCCAGCGCACTCAACGAGCAGGGGCAGGTTGCCGGGACGGCATCGACGGCCACCGAAGGGCTGTATCACGCTTTCCGCTGGAGCAGGCACAGCGGCCTGGTCGACCTCAACAGGCCTGGAGCCGGGTATTCGAGCGCAAACGGCATCAACGAAAAGGGCCAGGTCGTCGGTGCGGCGCGTTTCTCCGGCGCGTCGCCGATTTTCCACGCTTTCCGCTGGAGCCCCCACACCGGGATGGTCGATCTCGGCTCGCTCGGCCCCACGGCGAGCTCGTCTGCCCTCGCGATCAACGATGCCGGGACTGCTACTGGCTTTTCCGACGAAGCCGCGGGGCCGCTCCTGACCCTGGCCGTCAAATGGCCGGCCGGCGGCGGCGTGATCCCCCTCAACAGCTTCCCCAGCATCGCCTCGATCGGGTACGACATCAATAGCGCCGGCCAGATCGTTGGCGGCGCCGCGTTCGACGCGCGGCTGAGCGACCAGGCCTTCTTCTGGACACGGGCAGGCGGCTTGCAGGGCCTGGGCACCGAGCCTTCCTACCTGTCCTGGGCGGATCAGATCAACGAAAAGGGACTCGTGATCGGGCAACTGTATTCTTCCCCGGTCGACAGGAACGGCTTTATCTGGAGCCGTGACAGCGGCTTGCTCTTGGTCGGGACGCCCGCCGTGGATTCGTCGGACGTGGCAGACGTCAACAACCGCGGCCAGGTGGTCGGCAGCCTGAACGGCCGCGGCTACCTGTGGACGCGCAGCGGCGGCTTCGTCGACCTCACCTCCCGCGTCGTGGGTGCGCCGCCCGAGCTGACGCTGTTTAGCGGCATGGCCATCAACGACAACGGGACCATCGTCGCCGCCACCAATGCCGGTACCCTGGTGCTGCTGGTACCGAACACCTGCCATGCACTGGCGCCGGTGGCAGGCCCCGTCAAATACACGGATTCGGCGCGCGCGAATGCCCTGCTCTCGTTCTCGGCCGGCTTCACGGACGTCGACCTGCGCGACACGCACAAGGCCGTCTGGTCCTGGGGCGACGGCAGCAAGACGGTCGGCACCGTCAGCGAACGGGGTGGCACCGGCAGCGTCAGCGGCCAGCACGCCTACCGCGCCGCCGGCATCTACACCGCGCGCCTGACCCTCACGGATAGCAGCGGCAAGAGCAGTAGCGTGGAACGCAAGGTCATCGTCAGCGGCACCGGCGCCGCCATCGCCGGCGAAGGTGCGTTCGCCGCGCCTGCCGCCACGGTCACGCCGGGCGTGCGCAAGCCGTCGATCGGCAACTTCGCCTTCCTGTCCGAGGGACCCGGCGCGCGCAAGGCCGCGGTCGAAGTGAACGTCGCCGGCATGGCGCTGCGCAGCAGCCAGGTCGAGTCGGTGACGAACGATGGCACGCGCGTCCAGTACGCAGGCCAGGGCAGCGTCAACGGCAAGGTAGGCTACCGCTTCACGCTCACGGCGACGGCCGGTGCAAAAACGGGCGGCAAGGACCGGATCCACGTGCGCATCGCGCATAGCGAGCCGGGGACACAGCGCGAGGTGGTCGACTACGACAATGGCGCAAGCGCGGGGGGCGAAAGCCGGCACGGCGCAGGTGGCAACGGCCGGCGTCGAGGGCAGCGTGGTGCTGGGTGA